The uncultured Hyphomonas sp. genome includes a window with the following:
- a CDS encoding calcium/sodium antiporter, which translates to MDYLLVLAGLGLLIFGGEGLVRGSVAVARKLNISELVIGLTLVGCGTSMPELVTSLRAIDTGAVGISIGNVMGSNVANILLVLGAAALVKPIMTNPGALKRDAAVVIVATAALCWLIWLDAFTRLSGFLLVTALVLYIILSLVADQKGGTPEAEMHAGEGEIVEAPYGIVKGLLIALAGLAGIVFGARFMVDGAVGIARDIGVSEAVIGMSIVAIGTSLPELATSLAAARSGKSDVAMGNIIGSNIFNILGILGVTALIHPFSVMQNHAGDIAGEAMQAGGQSIVSSTDIGAVVLSLFLLFLFGMTGKRIARWEGGLLLAGYVLYMGLLFNIIPVPALLPNV; encoded by the coding sequence ATGGACTATCTTCTGGTGCTGGCGGGCCTTGGCCTCCTGATTTTTGGCGGTGAGGGGCTGGTACGCGGTTCGGTCGCAGTCGCCCGAAAGCTGAACATTTCGGAGCTCGTGATCGGCCTGACCCTGGTGGGCTGCGGTACCTCGATGCCGGAGCTTGTGACCAGCCTGCGCGCCATCGATACGGGCGCGGTTGGCATCTCCATCGGCAATGTCATGGGATCGAACGTTGCCAACATCCTGCTGGTGCTGGGCGCGGCTGCGCTGGTGAAGCCGATCATGACCAATCCGGGCGCGCTGAAGCGGGATGCGGCAGTGGTCATCGTGGCGACCGCGGCGCTCTGCTGGCTGATCTGGCTGGACGCGTTCACCCGGCTCAGCGGCTTCCTGCTGGTCACCGCGCTGGTCCTCTACATTATCCTGTCGCTGGTGGCCGACCAGAAAGGCGGCACGCCCGAGGCCGAGATGCATGCCGGTGAGGGCGAGATTGTCGAGGCGCCTTACGGCATCGTGAAAGGCCTGCTGATCGCGCTCGCCGGGCTGGCGGGCATCGTGTTCGGCGCGCGTTTTATGGTCGATGGCGCTGTGGGCATTGCCCGTGACATAGGCGTCAGCGAGGCAGTGATCGGCATGTCCATCGTCGCCATCGGCACCAGCCTGCCGGAACTGGCGACGTCGCTGGCCGCCGCCCGCAGTGGCAAGTCAGATGTCGCGATGGGCAACATCATCGGCTCCAACATCTTCAACATCCTCGGCATCCTGGGCGTGACCGCCCTGATCCATCCGTTCAGCGTGATGCAGAACCATGCCGGCGACATCGCAGGCGAGGCCATGCAGGCGGGCGGGCAGAGCATTGTCAGCTCCACCGATATCGGGGCGGTGGTCCTGTCGCTGTTCCTGCTCTTCCTGTTCGGAATGACCGGCAAGCGGATCGCGCGCTGGGAAGGGGGCCTTCTGCTCGCGGGCTACGTGCTTTACATGGGGCTCCTGTTCAACATCATTCCTGTTCCGGCGCTGCTTCCCAATGTCTGA
- a CDS encoding autotransporter assembly complex family protein yields MPSRPRQTGSGLARRAASLALAGTLSACTLLGGNASGNGVTGPQYAAASLDGLPDNLAERAKAVLQTYKTPPASLLEARRRADSAAGTVEEFLASEGYLAASAIPRRIDSATTTPRIDVIPGKRFRIASVSVDYDGEVDDKTRAELNKAQKGLLIGGPAHTSSIERMDKVLLTHLRDAGYAFAESADIDVLASRQDATVEVTYKLTPGPRVKLGELVLPDETSVRPRAVRVMRSWKPGDYYTPEKIRTLRTRLRSSSLYDGIGIEITKAPDADGTYPVELKLAEAKPRSIGIGASLSTTEGAGVDAFWERRNLTGRGDTLRVDGAVANLSRDLTVSYELPNIGRYGRTLDLETGIRQQETDAYDLSGFKTGATLSQPFNKNFTISAGAFVDVTRTVEYELTRSGPSDPIDQVTFFVPLSGTYDTVKNRLDPQGGNRMFLSLEPSTSSGTVNAVYTRYLSNAATYYSLTHNLIAAARIEAGGFLGDTDVPADRLFFAGGGGTVRGYAYQSLSPQNADGDYVGGEALFDSSFELRWRKSKRWGYAAFVDTGAASTDFGAVFGDLRTAAGLGVRYYPGFGPIRLDIATPINPREGDDPVQVYISIGQAF; encoded by the coding sequence ATGCCTTCTCGCCCCCGTCAGACGGGTTCGGGCCTTGCCCGTCGTGCTGCCAGCCTCGCGCTGGCGGGCACCCTTTCGGCATGCACGCTTCTGGGCGGAAATGCGAGCGGCAATGGCGTGACCGGCCCCCAGTATGCCGCCGCCTCCCTGGACGGCCTGCCGGACAATCTCGCAGAACGCGCCAAAGCCGTCCTGCAGACCTACAAGACGCCGCCCGCCTCCCTGCTGGAAGCCCGCCGCCGGGCAGACAGCGCCGCCGGAACCGTCGAGGAATTCCTCGCTTCCGAAGGCTATCTCGCTGCCAGCGCCATTCCCCGGCGGATCGACAGCGCGACGACGACACCCCGCATCGACGTCATCCCCGGCAAGCGGTTCCGCATCGCCTCGGTCTCGGTCGACTATGACGGCGAGGTGGACGACAAGACCCGCGCAGAACTCAACAAGGCTCAGAAAGGCCTGCTGATCGGCGGCCCGGCGCACACAAGCTCCATCGAACGGATGGACAAGGTGCTGCTGACACATCTCAGGGATGCCGGCTATGCCTTCGCCGAAAGCGCGGATATCGATGTGCTGGCCTCGCGGCAGGACGCGACGGTGGAGGTCACCTACAAGCTGACCCCCGGTCCGCGCGTCAAACTCGGCGAGCTGGTCCTGCCGGACGAAACCAGTGTGCGCCCGCGCGCCGTCCGTGTCATGCGAAGCTGGAAGCCCGGCGACTATTACACACCCGAAAAGATCCGGACACTGAGAACCCGTCTTCGCTCGTCCAGCCTGTATGACGGCATCGGCATCGAGATCACCAAGGCACCCGATGCCGACGGCACCTATCCGGTGGAACTGAAACTGGCGGAGGCAAAACCCCGCTCCATCGGGATCGGCGCCTCCCTCTCCACGACAGAAGGCGCAGGCGTGGACGCCTTCTGGGAACGGCGCAACCTGACTGGCCGCGGAGACACATTGCGCGTGGATGGCGCCGTCGCCAATCTCAGCCGCGACCTGACCGTCAGTTACGAACTGCCGAATATCGGCCGCTATGGCCGGACGCTGGATCTGGAAACCGGCATCCGCCAGCAGGAAACGGATGCCTATGACCTCTCCGGCTTCAAAACCGGCGCCACCCTGTCCCAACCGTTCAACAAGAACTTCACCATCTCGGCCGGCGCCTTTGTCGATGTGACCCGGACCGTCGAATATGAGCTGACGCGCTCCGGCCCGTCCGACCCGATCGACCAGGTAACCTTCTTCGTGCCACTCAGCGGCACCTATGACACAGTGAAGAACAGGCTGGACCCGCAGGGCGGCAACCGGATGTTCCTGTCCCTTGAGCCCAGCACATCGAGCGGGACGGTCAATGCCGTCTACACGCGCTACCTGAGCAATGCGGCGACCTATTATTCGCTCACCCACAACCTGATCGCCGCGGCGCGTATCGAAGCCGGCGGTTTCCTCGGCGACACAGATGTGCCGGCTGACCGCCTGTTCTTCGCGGGCGGCGGCGGCACCGTGCGCGGTTATGCCTACCAGTCCCTGTCGCCGCAGAACGCAGATGGCGATTATGTCGGTGGTGAAGCCCTGTTTGACTCCTCTTTCGAGCTGCGCTGGCGCAAATCGAAACGCTGGGGCTATGCCGCCTTTGTCGATACCGGTGCGGCCTCCACGGACTTCGGTGCGGTCTTCGGCGACCTGCGCACCGCCGCTGGCCTCGGCGTGCGCTATTATCCGGGCTTCGGGCCGATCCGGCTGGACATCGCCACGCCGATCAATCCGCGTGAGGGCGACGACCCGGTTCAGGTCTATATTTCCATCGGGCAGGCCTTCTGA